Proteins encoded by one window of Burkholderia plantarii:
- a CDS encoding enoyl-CoA hydratase, which translates to MDIQTDVANGVLTITIARPAKKNAITAAMYQAMADALAAAQEDNAVRVVLIRGSDGNFSAGNDLEDFIKVPPNTPDAPVFQFLHQISTAAKPLVAAVPGIAVGVGVTMLMHCDLVYAADTARLSLPFTQLGLCPEAASSLLLPRLAGHQIAAEKLMLGEPFDALEAHRIGLVNRVLPAAELDAFAAKQAAKLAALPASSLRVTKALLKQTGSGVEVAARMDDEARHFGRMLDAPEAREAISAFFEKRKPDFRQFD; encoded by the coding sequence ATGGATATCCAGACCGACGTCGCGAACGGCGTCCTGACGATCACGATCGCGCGCCCCGCCAAGAAGAACGCGATCACCGCGGCGATGTACCAGGCGATGGCCGACGCGCTCGCCGCCGCGCAGGAGGACAACGCCGTGCGCGTGGTGCTGATTCGCGGCAGCGACGGCAATTTCAGCGCGGGCAACGACCTCGAGGACTTCATCAAGGTGCCGCCGAACACGCCCGACGCGCCCGTGTTCCAGTTCCTGCACCAGATCAGCACGGCGGCCAAGCCGCTCGTCGCGGCGGTGCCCGGGATCGCGGTCGGCGTCGGCGTGACGATGCTGATGCATTGCGATCTCGTCTACGCGGCCGACACCGCCAGGCTGTCGCTGCCGTTCACGCAGCTCGGGCTGTGCCCGGAGGCGGCTTCGAGCCTGCTGCTGCCGCGCCTCGCGGGCCACCAGATCGCGGCCGAGAAGCTGATGCTCGGCGAGCCGTTCGACGCGCTCGAAGCGCACCGCATCGGCCTGGTCAACCGCGTGCTGCCGGCCGCCGAACTCGACGCGTTCGCGGCGAAGCAGGCCGCCAAACTGGCCGCGCTGCCGGCCTCGTCGCTGCGCGTGACGAAGGCGCTGCTCAAGCAGACCGGCAGCGGCGTCGAGGTGGCCGCGCGGATGGACGACGAGGCGCGCCACTTCGGGCGCATGCTCGACGCGCCCGAGGCGCGCGAGGCGATCAGCGCGTTCTTCGAGAAGCGCAAGCCGGACTTCCGTCAGTTCGATTGA
- a CDS encoding acetyl-CoA C-acyltransferase, whose product MSKQLQDAYIVAASRTPIGKAPRGVFKNTRPDELLVHAIRAAVAQVPGFDTKLIEDAIIGCAIPEAEQGLNVARISALLAGLPNSVGGVTVNRFCASGLTALAFAADRIRVGESEALIAGGTESMSMVPMMGNKPSMSPHIFDRGEDVGIAYGMGLTAERVAEQWKVSREDQDAFSVESHRKALAAQQSGEFADEIAPYTISEHFPNLATGEIDVKTREIKLDEGPRADTSPEGLAKLRTVFANKGSVTAGNSSQTSDGAGALLVVSEKVLKEFNLTPLARFVSFAVRGVPPEIMGIGPKEAIPAALKAAGLKQDDLDWIELNEAFAAQSLAVIRDLGLDPSKVNPLGGAIALGHPLGATGAIRASTVVHGLRRRNLKYGMVTMCVGTGMGAAGIFERL is encoded by the coding sequence ATGAGCAAACAGCTGCAAGACGCATACATCGTCGCCGCGAGCCGCACGCCGATCGGCAAGGCGCCGCGCGGCGTGTTCAAGAACACGCGCCCGGACGAACTGCTGGTCCACGCGATCCGCGCCGCGGTCGCGCAGGTGCCGGGCTTCGACACCAAGCTGATCGAGGACGCGATCATCGGCTGCGCGATCCCCGAAGCCGAGCAGGGCCTCAACGTGGCGCGCATCAGCGCGCTGCTGGCCGGGCTGCCGAACTCGGTCGGCGGCGTGACCGTCAACCGCTTCTGCGCGTCGGGCCTGACCGCGCTCGCGTTCGCGGCGGACCGGATTCGCGTCGGCGAATCCGAAGCGCTGATCGCCGGCGGCACCGAATCGATGAGCATGGTGCCGATGATGGGCAACAAGCCGTCGATGTCGCCGCACATCTTCGACCGCGGCGAGGACGTCGGCATCGCCTACGGCATGGGCCTGACGGCCGAGCGCGTGGCCGAGCAGTGGAAGGTGAGCCGCGAGGACCAGGACGCGTTCTCCGTGGAATCGCACCGCAAGGCGCTGGCCGCGCAACAGTCCGGCGAGTTCGCCGACGAGATCGCGCCGTACACGATCAGCGAGCATTTCCCGAACCTCGCGACCGGCGAGATCGACGTGAAGACGCGCGAGATCAAGCTCGACGAAGGCCCGCGCGCCGACACTTCGCCGGAAGGTCTCGCCAAGCTGCGCACGGTGTTCGCGAACAAAGGTTCGGTGACGGCCGGCAACAGCTCGCAGACCTCGGACGGTGCCGGCGCGCTGCTGGTGGTTTCGGAGAAGGTGCTGAAGGAGTTCAACCTCACGCCGCTCGCGCGCTTCGTCAGCTTCGCCGTGCGCGGCGTGCCGCCCGAGATCATGGGGATCGGCCCGAAGGAAGCGATCCCGGCCGCGCTGAAGGCCGCCGGCCTCAAGCAGGACGATCTCGACTGGATCGAGCTGAACGAGGCGTTCGCCGCGCAGTCGCTGGCGGTGATCCGCGATCTCGGCCTCGATCCGTCCAAGGTCAACCCGCTCGGCGGCGCGATCGCGCTCGGCCACCCGCTCGGCGCGACCGGCGCGATCCGGGCCTCGACGGTGGTGCATGGCCTGCGCCGCCGCAACCTGAAGTACGGCATGGTGACGATGTGCGTCGGCACCGGGATGGGCGCCGCGGGTATTTTCGAACGGCTGTAA
- the fdhD gene encoding formate dehydrogenase accessory sulfurtransferase FdhD has translation MNPSDLLEPDLEPNGSIEVAISRHRGADVAATADHVGQEWPVALVFNGISHAVMMCTPRDLEAFAVGFAISEGIVTRGADIKDIEVVLHADAPIPHAEVHLDVVQQAFVALKEKRRSLAGRTGCGVCGIESIDLLDLAPERVPATGFLERLAPDALAQAARALPAHQALTKLTGGLHAAAWCDAAGAIRCAFEDVGRHNALDKLIGHLTLARAELTDGFVFLSSRASYELVRKAARVGIPLVATISAPSSLAIAIAKEAGLRLVSFCRESGYVDYGTA, from the coding sequence GTGAATCCGTCCGATCTGCTCGAACCCGATCTCGAACCGAACGGCAGCATCGAGGTGGCGATCTCGCGCCATCGCGGCGCCGACGTCGCCGCCACCGCCGACCACGTCGGCCAGGAATGGCCGGTCGCGCTGGTGTTCAACGGCATCTCGCACGCGGTGATGATGTGTACGCCGCGCGACCTGGAAGCGTTCGCGGTCGGCTTCGCGATCTCGGAGGGCATCGTCACGCGCGGCGCCGACATCAAGGACATCGAGGTGGTGCTGCACGCCGACGCGCCGATCCCGCACGCCGAGGTCCATCTCGACGTGGTCCAGCAGGCGTTCGTGGCACTGAAGGAAAAGCGCCGCTCGCTGGCCGGGCGCACCGGCTGCGGCGTGTGCGGCATCGAGAGCATCGACCTGCTCGATCTCGCGCCCGAGCGCGTGCCGGCGACGGGCTTTCTCGAGCGCCTCGCGCCCGACGCGCTCGCGCAGGCCGCGCGCGCGCTGCCGGCGCATCAGGCCTTGACGAAGCTCACCGGCGGCCTGCACGCGGCCGCCTGGTGCGACGCGGCGGGCGCGATCCGCTGCGCGTTCGAGGACGTCGGCCGCCACAACGCGCTCGACAAGCTGATCGGCCACCTGACGCTCGCGCGCGCCGAGCTGACCGACGGCTTCGTGTTCCTGTCGAGCCGCGCGAGCTACGAGCTGGTGCGCAAGGCCGCGCGCGTCGGCATCCCGCTCGTCGCGACGATCTCGGCGCCCTCGTCGCTGGCCATCGCGATCGCGAAGGAAGCGGGGCTGCGGCTCGTCAGTTTCTGCCGCGAATCGGGCTACGTCGATTACGGCACGGCCTGA